Within the Corynebacterium tuberculostearicum genome, the region AAGCAAGAGGTGACGGTTCTCGGACTCGCGCACCGACGCCACGATCTTGGCCTTGGGTGCAAGCTCTCGCACGGAGAGGCAACACAGCACCGCGGTATCGTCCGTGGATGGGGTAACGACGATGGAGCTGGCATGCTCTACCCCAGCGATCTTCAGCACATCCTGCTTGGTGCCGGACCCAAAGATGGTGACCAGCCCGTGGTGCTCGGCGTGTGCGAGGGACGCACGGTTGGTATCGATGACCACGATCTGGGACGACGGAACATCATCGGCCAGCAGCGCGGCCACGGCTCCGGCGCCCTTGGTGCCATATCCGATAACGACGGTGTGGTTACGCAATTGCTTTCTCCAGTTCTGGATTTGGAAAGTACGGCGGGCCTTATCCGTCAACACGGACAAGGTCGCGCCAACCAATAAAACAAGGAAGATCAGGCGGGCCGGGGTAATAAGCGTTAAGTTAATGAACCTGGCCTGCGGGGACACGGGCACGATATCGCCATACCCCACGGTGGTCAGGGACACCGCCGCATAGTAGGCGGAGTCTAATAGCGACATGTCCTCGCTATACCCACCGCCGTCCAAGTAGACCACGGTGGTCACGAAGACAACGATGACAAATGCCCACAGCACACGCTTGCCCAACTGACGCCACGGGCTGGAATTTTCATCCCCCGGCACCGTAATGACATCAATGAGCGCGTGGTCCGGCTGCGAGGACAGCTCGACCTGCGGCAAGAAGCGACTTCTAAAGCGTGACTTCATTGCCTGCGCACGTTTTTTGGCCACTAGCCCAGCCTTCTTTTCTAGTCTCGAATGATTGCTCAAGAGATTGCGCGCTTACGCAACCGCCCACATACCTTAGCCCTTGTGGTACTCAACTGACGATTCAAGGAGTTTCTTCAGCTCTGCCCCACGCGGCAGGCGGGCAGGCTCGAAGGTATATCCATCGTGCACATAATAGAACGCTGCACGAATCTTCTCCCCGCCGTGGATGCGGCGCCAGGCCTCTGCATACACCGCTAGCTGTATCTTGGCAGCATCCATGGCTTCTCCCTGAGGTGGGCGGCCGGTCTTCCAGTCCACCACCATCCAGGTGCCATCCTCCAAGCGGAATACCGCATCCATGCGCCCGCGCACCACAGACTCACCAATAGTGATTTCAAAGGGCGCCTCCACGTGCTCCGGTTGACGCTCGGCCCACTCGGAGTTCAGGAAGGCCTGCTTGAGCTCTTCCAAATCGAAGTCCTCCGGTTCATCGATGCCCGGAAGTTCTTCCTCGCCCAATAGCGCCGGGCTGCCGAAGCGGTCCTCCAACCACGCGTGGAAGGCGGTACCGCGCTTGGCATAGGAATTTGGCTTAAACGGCACGGGGCGGCGTTGCCTGCGGGCAAACTGAAGCGGGTCTGCCCGCAGCGCAACCAT harbors:
- a CDS encoding potassium channel family protein, giving the protein MAKKRAQAMKSRFRSRFLPQVELSSQPDHALIDVITVPGDENSSPWRQLGKRVLWAFVIVVFVTTVVYLDGGGYSEDMSLLDSAYYAAVSLTTVGYGDIVPVSPQARFINLTLITPARLIFLVLLVGATLSVLTDKARRTFQIQNWRKQLRNHTVVIGYGTKGAGAVAALLADDVPSSQIVVIDTNRASLAHAEHHGLVTIFGSGTKQDVLKIAGVEHASSIVVTPSTDDTAVLCCLSVRELAPKAKIVASVRESENRHLLLQSGADSVVTSAETAGRLLGLATVTPTVVEMMEDLLSPNEGFSVAERAVREFEVGSNPRHLADIVLAVLRNNELHRVDTADASALKPGDRLLYIKHEMEQPIEVMDDDDED